The genomic segment GGGATGTACTGGCCGGACGAGGTCTACCAGAGCCTCGAGCCCGCCCACCGGCTCGTCTACGGCTACGGGCTGGTGGCCTGGGAGTTCGTCGAGGGGGCCCGGAACTGGGCCCTCCCCGGGCTGGTGGCGGGGGTGATGGGGCTTGCCCGACTGCTCGGCATCACCGACCCGGCGGGTTATCTGCCCGTGACCAAGAGCGTCTTCGCGCTGATGGGGGTCGCGTGCGCCTGGGGGAGCTGGCGGCTCGCACGCGCGAGTGGCGCCTCCCCGCTGGCGGCCTCGGGCGGGGCGGCGCTCCTGGCGCTGTCGGCGGTGCCCCTCTATTTCTCGCCGCGCGCCATGAGCGAGAACGCCTCCGCCCTGCCCGCGGTGGTGGGGCTGGCCCTGGCGCTGGCGCCGGGTGCGTCGCGGCGGGCCCTGGTGACGGGCGCGTCCCTGTTGGGGCTGGCCGTGCTGCTGCGCCTGCAGAACGGCGTCTTCTGCGTGGGGCTTTTGGGAGTGCTCGCCGCACGGCGGGAGTGGCGGCGCGCGGGCGAGGCGCTGGGCGTGCTCGTGCTGTGGGCCTTCCTCTTCGGCCTCTTGGACCGGCTCACCTGGGGGCGGTGGTTCCACTCGGCCATCGTCTACCTGGACTTCAACCTGGTGCAGGGCAGGGCCGCCGACTGGGGCACCGCGCCCTTCGGCTACTACGGGCGGGTGCTGCTCCGGAGCATGCCGGAGGTCGCCGCGCTCACGGGTGGGCTCGTGCTGCTGGCGCTGCCGCGCGCCCCGGGCTTGAGCTTCATCGCGGGGGCCTTCTTCGTCCTCCACGCGCTCCAGCCCCACAAGGAGCTGCGCTTCCTCGTCCCCCTCTTCCCCCTGCTGGCGGCGCTCGCGGGCGTGGGCCTGGACAGCCTGTTCCACCTGGCGCGGGGCCCGCTCGCGCGGGTGGCGACCGTGGGGGTCGTGGTGGTGTTGGCGCTCGTCTCGGGCGCCCGCGCGGGTTCCCTCACCTTCGGCCGGGTGGGGCAGTACGAGAACTCCCGCTCACGGGCCAGCGCGTGGGACGACATGGGTCCCGTCACCCGCCTCATGGAAGTGGCGGGGCGCCGCGAGGATGTCTGCGGCCTGAAGGTGGAGGCGGTCCACCTGGCGTGGACGGGCGGCTACAGCGCCTTCCATCGGAGGGTGCCGCTGTACCCTCACTTCGGGCCAGGTCGCGAGTCCGGCCTGTTCAGCCACGTCATCACCGTCCCCGGCGCGGTGCGGCCCGACGACGTGGTGGCCCGAGACGGTCCGCTGGTGCTCGCGCGGGTGACCGAGGGCGGGTGCATTCCCGACCCAGGCTACTCGTGGCGACTGCCGTGAGCGGACGGTCCAGCGCGGAGGCGGTTCCCTCGGGCGCCGCGCATTGCTAAGCCACGCGGCATGTCCGACTGCCTCTTTTGCAAGATTCGCGACGGCCTCATTCCCGCCCGCGTGGTGTACCGCGATGAGGTCTGCCTGGGTTTCGAGGACATCAACCCACAGGCGCCCACGCACGTCCTCTTCATCCCGCTGAAGCACATCGCCACGGTGAATGACCTGACGGTGGAGGACCGGGAGGCGGTGGGCCACCTGTTCATGGCGGCGGCCAAGGTGGCGAAGGAGCGAGGCCACGCGGACAACGGCTACCGCGTGGTGATGAACACCCACCGCGACGCGGGGCAGACCGTCTTCCACATCCACCTGCACATGCTCGCGGGCCGTCCGCTCCTCTGGCCGCCGGGCTAGGTGCCCCGCGAGGCACGGTGCGCGTGGCGCGCGGGTGTTAGCATCCTCTCGCCACCCGGCATCCGCCCATGCCCTTCAGTACTGAATCGACCCCGAGCAGCCGTCGCGCCTACAGCATCCTGTCTCTCTTGCTGGCGAGCGTCGCGGGCTCGGTCAACGCGACGGGCTTCGTCGCGCTCGGCATGCACACCTCGCACATGACGGGCAACACCGCCGGCCTGGGCGAGGCGCTGGCCAGCGGGCAGTGGAGCGCCGCGCGGCTGACGGCGCAGCTGCTGGGCGCGTTCGTCCTGGGCGCCATCTGCGCCTCGGTGTTGCTGGATGCGTCGCGCCACCGCACGCGGGGCCGGCACTCCGCCGCGCTCGTGCTGGAGACCAGCACGCTGGGAGGCATCGCCGTGTGGCTGGGCTTCCATCCCGGCGCGCACGCGGTGCTGCCCCTGTGGAGCCTGGCGTTCGCCATGGGGCAGCAGAACGCGCTCGTCACGCGGGTGTCGGGCGCCGTCGTCCGCACCACGCACATGACGGGCATCCTCACGGACATCGGCATCCAGCTCGTCCAGATGGGCGCGTGGGTGCGGGATGGCGCCCGAGGCCGGGGACCGCGCGGCCTGCTGCACCGCCTGCGCGAGCTGCCCTCCGCCATCCAGTTCGAGCGCACCCGCCTGCACCTGGGCTTGCTCGCCGCGTTCCTGGCGGGGAGCACGCTGGGGCCGCTGCTCTTCCTGCACTACGGGGCCGCGACGCTGGCGCTGCCGTGCGCGGTGCTGGGGTTGCTGGTGGTGCTCGACTTCAGCTCCGCCGCCATGCCCCACGCGCACGCGGCGCCCCATCACTAAAGGCTCGATGCGGGACCTCAGGGCACGGCGGGCTCGGCGCGCGCGGGAGGAGACTCGGGCTCTTCCAGGCGCTCCCAGACAGCGGAACGCAGCGCGAGCAGCACGCTGCTGCGCTCGTCCGTCCACGTGAAGTCCGGAGGCCCGCGCAGCGACAACCGGCGCACGCTCGACAAGGTCCGCGTGAAGGTGGGCCCCCAGGAGAACTCGCGGTCAGGACTCAGCACCACCCAGGTGCTGCGCAGCGCGTCCGCTCGGGACTCCTGGTAGACGAGCGTGGCGAACAGCCCCGAGGCCCGCGCATGCGCCAGCGTGACGGGGAGCAGGTCGAGGTACTGGTTGCTGATGTGCAGCGCCAGCACGCCGTGCGGCGCGAGGTGCCGCAGGTAGAGCGCCACCGCCTCCTCCGTGAGCAGGTGCACGGGGATGGCGTCCGAGCTGAACACGTCCAACGCCAGCACATCGAAGCCGCGAGGCTGGCCGCGCTCCAGCTCGCGCTCCAGGGAGATGCGCGCGTCGCCCTCCACCACCTCCACGGCGCCGCGTGAGTCCGACAGGTAGCTGAAGAAGCCCTGCTGTCCTCTCGCCAGCGCGATGATGGTGGGGTTGATTTCGTAGAAGCAGATGGAGTCCTCGGGCTCCAGGAGCGCCGCGCTCGTCCCCACGCCCAGCCCGAGCACCCCCACGCGCAGGCCCGCGGGGAGCCCCACCGCCTGACGCAGTCGCCGCTGCTCCGCGATGGCGAGCCCCAGCCCGCTGGCCTCCGTGAAGTAGGACGTGGCCATCTTGCGCTTCGAGGGCTCCACGAACTGCCAGCCGTGGGTGGTGATGCCGTGGCGCAAGGTGAACTGGTGTTGGGAAGGGACGCTCGGGACCTGCTCCAGCACCTGCACCACGCCGAAGAAGTCGCGCGCGGAGTAGCGCACGCGGGACTGCTCTCCCGCAGTGATGAGCGCCATGTTGAGCGACACCGTCACCAGCATCGCGCCTCGCAGCACGCGCTGCAGGCGGGCCAGCAGTGCCTCCTCGCTCGGCCGACGCAGCATGCCGGACAGCGTGATGGCGCAGCAGGCCGCCAGCGCCAGCGGGTACTCCCAGTAGACGCGGAAGAGGGCCGGCGCCAGCAGGTTCACGAACACGCCCCCGAGGACGCCACCCGTGGACACCCACAAGTAGAAGGCGCCCAGGTGCCGAGGCGCGGGTCGCAGCCGATACAGCGCGCCGTGGCACACCATCGCGCCCGCGTAGAGCGCCGCCGCGTAGAACAGCACCTGCCACAGCAACCCGATGTTCGGCCCCTGCTTGTGCGCATAGGCCACCAGCGCCACCGAGCCGATGAGCAACAGCGCGGTGCGCGGACGCTCGGCGCTGGACTCACGGGCGAAGGCCAGGATGAACGTGAGCAGGTACACCGCGAGCGGCAGCACCCAGAGGAACGGCCCCGCCGCCACGTCCTGCGAGAGCTGGTTCGTCGTGGCCAACAACAACACGGACGCGCAGCCGCTCAGCCCCAACCACTTCAGCGTGAGGGTCAACGTTGGGCGGCGCTCCTCCTCGGGGGGCGCACCCGTGTCGACTGGAGCCGCGGACTCACCGGCGCGCGCCAAGACGTCCCTGGCGCACGCGACGCACGCGAACCCGAAGCACAGGAAGCCCGCGCTCCAGGCCCAGGTCTGCGCGCCTCGGGACACCCAGGGCTCGATGAGGAAGGGATAGCCCAAGAGCGCCAGGAGCGAGCCCGCGTTGGACAGCGCGTAGAGCACATACGGCGAGCGCCCCGGCCGCGCGGACGCGAACCAGGACTGGAGCAGCGGCCCCGTGGCCCCCAGCACGACGAAGGGCAGCCCCACCATCCAGGTCAGCATGCCCAGCAGGCGCAGCACCGGCGCGTGCTCGTCGAGCGGGCGCCACTCCGGGCCGGGCGCCAGCGTGGAGCCCGTGAGGAGCGCGCGCACCGCCAGCGCCGTCATGGCGATCGCCAGCACGCTCAGGTGGAGGCGTACCTGGGCGCGCGGACGCAAGCGCGAGGAGACGACGTGCGCATAGCCGTAGCCCGCGAGGAGCGCGGTCTGGAAGAACAGCATGCACGTGGTCCACACGCCTGACGTGCCGCCATACCAAGGCAGCGCATAGCGCCCCACCAGCGGCTGAACGCCGAACAGGAGGAACGCACTCGTGAAGATGGCGACGGCGTAGCGGGCCATGAGGCCTCGGCGGGGGGAGTCCTTCGTGTTTCTCGCTTGGGTGGCTTCGGTGTCAACACCCCCACCCCGGGCGGTCAGCGCGGCGGCGCGCGTGGAGCGAAGAGGCGTGCTCCGGAGGGCGCGAGCGCCATCTCCATGGGCAGTCCGTAGAGCGCCTCGAGCGCCTCGCGCTGGAGCACCGCGTCCACCGTCCCCTGGGACAACACGCGCCCGTCTCGCAGCAACATCACATGGGTCGCGAAGGCAGCAGCCAGGTTGACGTCATGGAGCACCGCGACCGCGCCCAGCCCGGCATCCACGCGCGCGCGCACCCGAGCGAGCGTGCCCACCTGATGCGCCACGTCGAGGAACGCCGTGGGCTCATCGAGCAGCAGCAGCGCGGGCTCCTGCACCAACCCTCGGGCGAGCAGCAGCATGCGCCGCTCGCCTCCGGAGAGCGCCTCGCCCGGTCGCTCCGCCAGATACGCCACGCCCAGCTCCTCCAAGGCCGCGCGCGCCAGCGCCTCGTCGCGCGCCGAGGGAAGTCCCCACAGACCCAGGTGCGGGCTGCGGCCCATCAGCACCAGCTCCAGTCCGCGAAAGCCCTCCACCGACTCGAGCGTCTGGGGAACCCACGCCACGCGCCGAGCGAGCGCGCGCGGCTCCCATTCCGCGCGCGGCTTTCCAAGCAGCAGCGTCTCGCCTCGCACCCAAGGCATCACGCCGAGCGCCGAGCGCAGCAGCGTGCTCTTGCCCGTGCCGTTGGGGCCGAGCACCGCCCACAGCTCACCCGCGCGCACCGCGCAGTCCACGCCGTGCAGCACGGGCCGAGCCCCGTACCCCGCGACGACGCCCTGCATGGACAGCAGTGTCTCCACGGCGCCTAGGGCAGTTCCTTCTGCCGCTGCACCAGCTCGGAGCGGAGCTTGCGGACATTCGCCAGCGTCGACGGGTCGTTGGTGTCTCCCGCGGCGGCCACCTCGTCCGCCAGCTCGTTGTAGCGCATGCACGCGGTGCGGAGGCTGGCGCAGTCATGGTCGCGCACGAGCTTCATGTAGAGGGCGCTCGTCGCGCTCCACTCACGCTGGAGCGGCGTCTGGTCGCGGCCCTTGTCCTTCTCCTTCGCACCGCGCGGCGGCGTGCGCTGCTTGCTTGCCCGACTCGGAGCGCCGCCCCGATGACCTGGGGCCGATTCGCCGTTGCCGTCGTGCGAGGGCTCCAGCGGCGTCACGAGGCTGTCGTCGTCCAGCGCCTCCTCGGCGGCGGGAGCAGGCGTGGCCGGCTTCGCGTCCGCGGCGGGCTTCGGCTCGGGCGCGATGGCCTTCGCGTGTCCGGGGGGCGGCGGCACCGTGGGCGTGCGCGGAATCAACGGCTCGGCGGGCGGCGGTGATGGCGCGCGAGCGAAGTCCACCCCGATGAACTGACGCAGCCCCGGGACAAACGCCAGCGCCGCCGCGGCGGCCCCGAGTCCTCCCACCAGGAGCAAGGTGACGATGACCACGGACCGCCCCTTCCCACCAGGGCGAGTGGGGCGTGCCGTGCGACGCGTGTGCTCCTGCCGGACTTCCGGCTCGGGGCGCACGGGCATCACCGTGCGGCGCGTCTCGTCGTGGGAAGGCAGCGGAGCGGGAACGTCGTCCTCTTCCTCTTCTTCCACCACCACGGGCGCCGGGCGGGCCACCACGGCCTTCATCCCCGCGGACGTGTTGCCGCGAGCCGGGAGCCCAGGAGATGACGCGCGAATCCGACGCGCGCCCGTCTTGGGCCGCGCCTCCTCCGCCTCGACATCCCGAAGGAGCGCCTCATCCAGGACGACGCGAGGTTGCGTGTCGTCATGGCGTGCGCCACCGCGCGGCAGGTTGAAGCGCGGGTGCGTGTCCACGTCCCCGAGGCGGGCGTCAGCGCCGGCATGTCCCTCGGCGTCGAGGGGCGTCGCGCTGGGGTCCGAGTGCTCCTCGGCGGGAAGCGCCATCGCCGAGGGCGTGGTCTCCTCCGGCATCACCGGACGCGCGGCGCTCCCCTGCCCCACGGACGACATGGCCGAGGACGGCGTGGAGCGAGGCGGAAGTCCCGGCGAGACCGTGGGGACTTGCACCGTCGGCGCCGAATGAGACGACACCGTGCGGGAGATGCCCGACGCACGCGGCGGCGGGCCCGAGGGCGGATTGGACGCGCCCCCCGAGCGGCCCGCCTCGCTGATGCGCATCTCCAGGGAGGCCGTGCGCCCCCCTTCAGTCGGGCGCAGGTCCTGGGCGGAAGCACGGCCCCCGTCGCCAGCGCGGAACTCCGGAGCCGCCGCGCGCGCCGTGTCGCTGGTGCGTGGTTCCGGAGCGGCGGTGCGCGTCGTGTCGCTCGTCCGCGAGTCCTGTGCGCTGCCCCCACGCGCCTCCGACGCGGCGACGCGCGCGAGGTCGCTCGCGCGAAGGTCCAGGGCACCGCTCACGCGAGGATCCGACGCGGCCGTGCGCGAGGGGTCACTCGCGCGGAAGTCCTGGGCACCGCCGACGCGCGCTTCGGGAGCAGCCGTGCGCGTCGTGTCGCTCGTGCGCGATTCGGGCGCGGCCGTGCGCGTCGTGTCACTCGACCGGGAGTCCGGTGCGCCACCCGCGCGCACCTCCATCGAGGCCGAGCGCCCACCCTCGACCCCGCGTGGCTCTGGCGCGGCCGGGCGTCCTGCTTCGCTCGCGCGCATCTCCAGCGCGGTCGGGCGCGTGGCGTTGTCGCTCGGCCGGAAGTCCGGCACCACGTTGCGAGCCCCATCGCTCGCGCGCAGCTCCAACGCGGTTGGACGCGCGGAGCTGTCGGTGGCGCGAAAGTCCGGCGCGACGCCTCGCGGCTCCGTCGTGATCTCACGAGGCGGCGGGGGCAGCGCCTCATCCTCGTCATCCGCCAGCGGCCCGTCAGGCAGCGGCGGAGGAACCATGAAGGGCTCCTCGGGCTCTGACTCCAACTGAGCGGCCGCGATGGGCGGCAACGGCGGCGTCAGCGGCTGAGGAACGCGATAGGCCTCGGCGGGCAGCACCACCGCCGGCACCTCACGCGTCGAGGAGGGAGGACGAACTCCCGGCGCGGTATCGCTCGCGCCAGGACGGCTGATGGCGCCAGGCTCCGGTTGGAGCGCGGGCGCCGAACGCACCTCGGGCCGCTCCAGCGCTTCGGGCCGCACCTCGACGGATGGCACCGTGTTCTCCGTGGTGCCTCGCCGCGCTCGCACGCGCGCCTCTTCCTCCAGCTGCTCCACGGGAAAGGCGGGGCGCGTGGTGTCGTCCACCATCACGCCCGGACGCGTCTCGCCATCGTCGCGTCCTGCGCCATCGCCCTCACGGCTTCGCGGCGTGGGATGGAACGAGAGCGGCTCCACGGGGCCATCCAGCCGGATGGTCTTCGGCGGGAGCATGGGCGTCATCGGACGCGACGGCGCGCCCTCCGCTCCGCGCGCCTCGGCGCCCATCATGCGCGGCACGTCCTTGAGGCTCGCCAGCAAGCGCCGCTCGGACACGAAGTCCGCCGCGAAGAGGTCGCGCATGAAGCGGCTGACGCTCTCCGGCCCCGCGCTCGCGTCAATCTCCATCAAGCACGTCTGCAGCCGCCCCCGGAACTCCTCGGCGGTCTGGAAGCGCTGCGCCGGGTCCACCGCCAGCGCCTTGGCCACCAACTGCACCACCGACGACGGCGTCAGCGGCTCCACCTCGTTGAGCGCAGCCACCTTGGGGTTGGCCACCGCCGACATCAACTCACCGGGAGGCACCGCGTCGAAGGGGTTCTTCCCCGAGACGAGCTCGTAGAGGCACAGCCCCACCGCGTACAGGTCGCTGCGGCGGTCCACCGGCTGGTGCCGGGCCTGCTCGGGCGACATGTAGAGGAACTTGCCCAGGATGATGCTCGGGTTCGTCTTCGCGGCGGACAGCCGACTCTTGGCCAGCCCGAAGTCGATGACCTTCACCTCCCCCTCGTAGGAGATGAGGATGTTCTGCGGCGAGATGTCCCGGTGGACGAGCTTCAGCTCCTTCTCGTCGTCATCCCGCTTGCGATGCGCGTACGCGAGCGCGTCCAGCACCCGCCCCATCACGTACAGGATGAACGTGAGCGGCAGCGGCGACTGCCGGTCCCTGACGCGCGCGGCCACCTTGCGCAGGTCCTTTCCGTCCACGTACTCGAGGGCCATGTAGGCCTCGACGTCGTGGAGGCCCATGTCCAGCACCTGCGCGATGGAGCCGTGACTGAGCTTCACCAGGGTGCGCGCTTCTCCCACGAAGCGCTCCACGAACTCCGGGTCCGCCGCGAGCTGGGGGAGGATCTTCTTGATGACGCAGAGCTTCTCGAAGCCCTGCGCCCCCTCCAGGCGCGCGAGGTAGATTTCCCCCATCCCACCGGTGGCCAGGTGCGACAGGAGCGTGTACCGGCCAAAGGGCTGCGGCCGGAAGGGGCGCAGTCGGGCGGGCTGGGAGGAGGAGTTCATGCGGGGCGGGGATGCACCACGGGGACGCCATTGAACCCCGTCCCGGCCCCCGCCATCAACCGGTCAACCTGCCGGAGGGGTCCACTCACCGGACGCCGGGGTTGGTCAGCGAGCCCATGTCCTCGTCGATGACCTCGAAAACCGCCACCTTGTCCTTGGGGGGGCGCACCACCCGCTCGCCCAAAGGCAGGACGTCGAAGCGCGCCCCGGTGGCCGCCAGGACCTTGCCCGTCATGAGCACCTGCCACGGATTGGCCGTGCTCGCGAGCCACCCCGCCACGCCCATGCCGTCTCCCACCGCCGTGTAGTCCTGCCGGTGCTCGGGGCCGATCATCCCCACCAGCGCGCGAGTGGTATGCATGCCGATGCGCAGCTCGCAGCGCTCCTCGGCGGGCTTGCGCGACATGCCGCGCTCCCAGTCCGCGCGCAGGGCCAGCGCCGCGCGCACCGCACGCACCGCGTCCTCTCCCTGCGCGACGGGCACGCCGAAGAGCGCGCGGAACGTCTCGCCCTGGAAGCCCTCCACCGTCGCGCCGAAGCTGAACACGATGCCGCTCATGCGCGAGTGGAAGTCCGAGAGCAGCTGCGTGGCCCGCGCCGCGCCCAGCTTCGCGGCCATGGCGTTGAACCCCACCAACTCCGCGTGGAGCACCGTGACGGTGCGCTCCTCCAGGCCCGGGAGGCGTCCGTTGTTGCGCTGCGCCTCGACCGCGCGGCGCTCGGCGATTTCAGGCGGATGGAAGCGCTCCAGGGTGCGGCGCAGCCGGTCCGGGCCCGAGCCCTCGCGCACGTTGAAGCGCTGCACCCCGCTGGCCACCAGGTGCGCCACCGCCGTGCACGCATCCAGCATGACCTCCAGGCTCGTGTCTCCCTCGCCGGGCGTGTTGACGTAGAGCACGCCCAGGAAGGGCGGCTCGGCGCCGATGGGGATGCACAGCACGCGGTCCACGCCATAGAGGATGACGCTCTCGCGGCTGGCGAAGCGGCGGTCGTCGCGCACGTCTCCCAGCGCGAGCGCGCGGCCCTGGCGCAGCGCCTCGTCCACGACGGCGTCCGACACGGGCACTTCGCCCTTGGCGAGCCGGCCCCGGTGACGCACGGCGGCGGGCACCAACGGCCCCGTGGCGTGCTTGAGCAGCACCACGGCGGTGGTCGCCTCCGTGCGCTCCAGCACCCGGTCCATGGTGGCTTCGAGGAACGAGGTCAGCGTGCGCGCGGACGCGAGCGCCTCGGCGGTGTGAAACAACAACACCAATGTTTCATACGCGACCCGCGGCGCGGCCTGCATCGCGGGCCCCACCGGCGAGGCCTGCGAGAAGGTGTCGTCGAACGGCAGCGGGTTCACGTTGTCCAGCAGGCGCAGGACGTCCGCGTCCTTCACGGCCTTGGCGAGGAGGACGGCGGGCGACACGTCGGTGCCGTGCCCGAAGCGCACCACCCCGCCCGCGCCCAGGTCCACCATCTCCGTGGCGGCGCTCTCCACCGTGTGCGGCTGGCGCACCGCGAGCGTGTTCTCCCCGAGCGCGACGGTGTCTCCCGCCATCAACGCCTTCGAGCCCTGGAGGGGCGCGCCGTTGACGCGGCTGCCGTTGCGGCTGCTCAGGTCCTCGATGCGCAGCGCATCGCCTTCGACGAACAGCCGCGCGTGACGGCGCGACACGAGGTCGCCGCCCAGGACGATGTCGTTCTCGTCCGCGCGACCGAGGCTCGTGGCGCCCTCGGGCAGAT from the Myxococcaceae bacterium JPH2 genome contains:
- a CDS encoding protein kinase, with protein sequence MNSSSQPARLRPFRPQPFGRYTLLSHLATGGMGEIYLARLEGAQGFEKLCVIKKILPQLAADPEFVERFVGEARTLVKLSHGSIAQVLDMGLHDVEAYMALEYVDGKDLRKVAARVRDRQSPLPLTFILYVMGRVLDALAYAHRKRDDDEKELKLVHRDISPQNILISYEGEVKVIDFGLAKSRLSAAKTNPSIILGKFLYMSPEQARHQPVDRRSDLYAVGLCLYELVSGKNPFDAVPPGELMSAVANPKVAALNEVEPLTPSSVVQLVAKALAVDPAQRFQTAEEFRGRLQTCLMEIDASAGPESVSRFMRDLFAADFVSERRLLASLKDVPRMMGAEARGAEGAPSRPMTPMLPPKTIRLDGPVEPLSFHPTPRSREGDGAGRDDGETRPGVMVDDTTRPAFPVEQLEEEARVRARRGTTENTVPSVEVRPEALERPEVRSAPALQPEPGAISRPGASDTAPGVRPPSSTREVPAVVLPAEAYRVPQPLTPPLPPIAAAQLESEPEEPFMVPPPLPDGPLADDEDEALPPPPREITTEPRGVAPDFRATDSSARPTALELRASDGARNVVPDFRPSDNATRPTALEMRASEAGRPAAPEPRGVEGGRSASMEVRAGGAPDSRSSDTTRTAAPESRTSDTTRTAAPEARVGGAQDFRASDPSRTAASDPRVSGALDLRASDLARVAASEARGGSAQDSRTSDTTRTAAPEPRTSDTARAAAPEFRAGDGGRASAQDLRPTEGGRTASLEMRISEAGRSGGASNPPSGPPPRASGISRTVSSHSAPTVQVPTVSPGLPPRSTPSSAMSSVGQGSAARPVMPEETTPSAMALPAEEHSDPSATPLDAEGHAGADARLGDVDTHPRFNLPRGGARHDDTQPRVVLDEALLRDVEAEEARPKTGARRIRASSPGLPARGNTSAGMKAVVARPAPVVVEEEEEDDVPAPLPSHDETRRTVMPVRPEPEVRQEHTRRTARPTRPGGKGRSVVIVTLLLVGGLGAAAAALAFVPGLRQFIGVDFARAPSPPPAEPLIPRTPTVPPPPGHAKAIAPEPKPAADAKPATPAPAAEEALDDDSLVTPLEPSHDGNGESAPGHRGGAPSRASKQRTPPRGAKEKDKGRDQTPLQREWSATSALYMKLVRDHDCASLRTACMRYNELADEVAAAGDTNDPSTLANVRKLRSELVQRQKELP
- a CDS encoding FHA domain-containing protein; the encoded protein is MWQIIINGPGYFDTSYDLPEGATSLGRADENDIVLGGDLVSRRHARLFVEGDALRIEDLSSRNGSRVNGAPLQGSKALMAGDTVALGENTLAVRQPHTVESAATEMVDLGAGGVVRFGHGTDVSPAVLLAKAVKDADVLRLLDNVNPLPFDDTFSQASPVGPAMQAAPRVAYETLVLLFHTAEALASARTLTSFLEATMDRVLERTEATTAVVLLKHATGPLVPAAVRHRGRLAKGEVPVSDAVVDEALRQGRALALGDVRDDRRFASRESVILYGVDRVLCIPIGAEPPFLGVLYVNTPGEGDTSLEVMLDACTAVAHLVASGVQRFNVREGSGPDRLRRTLERFHPPEIAERRAVEAQRNNGRLPGLEERTVTVLHAELVGFNAMAAKLGAARATQLLSDFHSRMSGIVFSFGATVEGFQGETFRALFGVPVAQGEDAVRAVRAALALRADWERGMSRKPAEERCELRIGMHTTRALVGMIGPEHRQDYTAVGDGMGVAGWLASTANPWQVLMTGKVLAATGARFDVLPLGERVVRPPKDKVAVFEVIDEDMGSLTNPGVR
- a CDS encoding fused MFS/spermidine synthase — its product is MARYAVAIFTSAFLLFGVQPLVGRYALPWYGGTSGVWTTCMLFFQTALLAGYGYAHVVSSRLRPRAQVRLHLSVLAIAMTALAVRALLTGSTLAPGPEWRPLDEHAPVLRLLGMLTWMVGLPFVVLGATGPLLQSWFASARPGRSPYVLYALSNAGSLLALLGYPFLIEPWVSRGAQTWAWSAGFLCFGFACVACARDVLARAGESAAPVDTGAPPEEERRPTLTLTLKWLGLSGCASVLLLATTNQLSQDVAAGPFLWVLPLAVYLLTFILAFARESSAERPRTALLLIGSVALVAYAHKQGPNIGLLWQVLFYAAALYAGAMVCHGALYRLRPAPRHLGAFYLWVSTGGVLGGVFVNLLAPALFRVYWEYPLALAACCAITLSGMLRRPSEEALLARLQRVLRGAMLVTVSLNMALITAGEQSRVRYSARDFFGVVQVLEQVPSVPSQHQFTLRHGITTHGWQFVEPSKRKMATSYFTEASGLGLAIAEQRRLRQAVGLPAGLRVGVLGLGVGTSAALLEPEDSICFYEINPTIIALARGQQGFFSYLSDSRGAVEVVEGDARISLERELERGQPRGFDVLALDVFSSDAIPVHLLTEEAVALYLRHLAPHGVLALHISNQYLDLLPVTLAHARASGLFATLVYQESRADALRSTWVVLSPDREFSWGPTFTRTLSSVRRLSLRGPPDFTWTDERSSVLLALRSAVWERLEEPESPPARAEPAVP
- a CDS encoding histidine triad nucleotide-binding protein, with protein sequence MSDCLFCKIRDGLIPARVVYRDEVCLGFEDINPQAPTHVLFIPLKHIATVNDLTVEDREAVGHLFMAAAKVAKERGHADNGYRVVMNTHRDAGQTVFHIHLHMLAGRPLLWPPG
- a CDS encoding ABC transporter ATP-binding protein, which produces METLLSMQGVVAGYGARPVLHGVDCAVRAGELWAVLGPNGTGKSTLLRSALGVMPWVRGETLLLGKPRAEWEPRALARRVAWVPQTLESVEGFRGLELVLMGRSPHLGLWGLPSARDEALARAALEELGVAYLAERPGEALSGGERRMLLLARGLVQEPALLLLDEPTAFLDVAHQVGTLARVRARVDAGLGAVAVLHDVNLAAAFATHVMLLRDGRVLSQGTVDAVLQREALEALYGLPMEMALAPSGARLFAPRAPPR
- a CDS encoding DUF1275 domain-containing protein gives rise to the protein MPFSTESTPSSRRAYSILSLLLASVAGSVNATGFVALGMHTSHMTGNTAGLGEALASGQWSAARLTAQLLGAFVLGAICASVLLDASRHRTRGRHSAALVLETSTLGGIAVWLGFHPGAHAVLPLWSLAFAMGQQNALVTRVSGAVVRTTHMTGILTDIGIQLVQMGAWVRDGARGRGPRGLLHRLRELPSAIQFERTRLHLGLLAAFLAGSTLGPLLFLHYGAATLALPCAVLGLLVVLDFSSAAMPHAHAAPHH